One Mycolicibacterium goodii genomic region harbors:
- a CDS encoding DUF427 domain-containing protein, whose amino-acid sequence MSLVAGHGPLSGRPAGWFTPPLAGPTVYVEPHPRRIQAFVGGIAKIDTERALMVHRAGSPLSYAFPAEEVGDLPAQDVPEAPGYVAVPWDAVDVWTEEGRRLVHYPPNPYHRIDCRPTKRRLRVTVGDIVLVDTDDTIIVFETALEPRLYVSPALVRTDLLHRTDTTTYCNYKGVATYWAAVAGDTVISDVAWSYPDTPPEAEPLRGHLSFDATRVHVLAELPASGNVPACGCTM is encoded by the coding sequence ATGAGTCTCGTCGCGGGCCACGGACCCCTGAGTGGCCGACCGGCTGGTTGGTTCACGCCACCGCTCGCAGGGCCCACCGTGTACGTCGAGCCCCACCCTCGACGCATCCAGGCATTCGTCGGCGGCATCGCGAAGATCGACACCGAACGTGCGCTGATGGTGCACCGCGCCGGGAGCCCGTTGAGCTACGCCTTCCCCGCCGAGGAGGTCGGCGATCTGCCTGCCCAGGATGTACCGGAGGCACCCGGTTACGTCGCGGTGCCGTGGGACGCGGTCGACGTGTGGACGGAAGAGGGGCGCCGGCTGGTGCACTATCCGCCGAACCCGTATCACCGCATCGACTGCAGGCCCACCAAACGCAGGCTGCGGGTCACGGTCGGTGACATCGTGCTCGTCGACACCGACGACACGATCATCGTGTTCGAGACCGCCCTGGAACCTCGTCTCTACGTGAGCCCGGCGCTTGTCCGCACCGATCTGCTGCACCGCACGGACACGACCACCTACTGCAACTACAAAGGCGTCGCCACGTACTGGGCTGCCGTGGCCGGCGACACGGTGATCAGCGACGTGGCGTGGAGCTACCCGGACACCCCGCCCGAGGCCGAACCGCTACGGGGACATCTGAGCTTCGACGCGACACGCGTGCACGTGCTGGCCGAACTACCCGCATCAGGGAACGTCCCGGCCTGCGGCTGCACCATGTGA